CGTACGGGAACTGCGCCGCGGCGGCCTGCTGGTGCAGGCGACCGAGACACTCGCCGGCTACGACGACCGGGCGATGCACCGGGTGTTCACGGCTCTGGCACCGGTACTGGCGCCGGGCATCCCAGAGGACGACCCCGCCCGCGAGAACCTCCGAATCGTCTTCGAGGACGCGAGCGGGGCCTGAGGTCCGTCCGAGACTCAGCCCACCAGTCCCAGTTCGCGGGCGATCAGCATGCGCTGTACCTCGCTCGTGCCCTCGCCGATCTCCAGGATCTTGGAGTCGCGCCACATGCGGGCGACCGGGTACTCGTTCATGAAGCCGTAGCCGCCGTGGATCTGGGTGGCGTCGCGGGCGTTGTCCACCGCGACCGTCGACGAGTGGAGCTTCGCGAGGGCCGCCTCCTTCTTGAAGGGCTCGCCCGAGACGAGGCGGCTGGCCGCGTCGCGCCAGGCGAGGCGGGCCGTGTGGGCCTTCATCTCCATGTCGGCGATCTTGAACTGGATGGCCTGGTTGGCGCCGATCGGGCGGCCGAAGGCGTGCCGTTCCTTGGCGTACTTGACCGACTCGTCCACACAGCCCTGCGCCAGGCCGGTGCCGAGCGCCGCGATGGCGATCCGGCCCTCGTCCAGGATGCGCAGGAACTGGGCGTACCCACGGCCCTCCTCGCCCAGCAGGTTCGCCGCCGGGACGCGGACGTCCTGGAAGGACAGCTCACGGGTGTCCGAGGCGTTCCAGCCGACCTTGGAGTAGGGGGCGGCGACCGTGAAGCCCGGGGTGCCGGACGGGACGATGATCGACGAGATCAGCGGCTTGCCGTCGGGCTTGCGGCCGGTCACCGCCGTGACCGTGACCAGGCCCGTGATGTCCGTACCGGAGTTGGTGATGAAGCACTTGGTGCCGTTGATCACCCACTCGCCCGTCGACTCGTCGAGGCGGGCCGTGGTGCGCGTCGCGCCCGCGTCGGAGCCGCCGTCGGGCTCGGTGAGGCCGAAGGCGCCGAGGATCTCGCCCGCGCACAGGCGGGGAAGCCACTCGCGCTTCTGCTCCTCCGTGCCGAAGAGATGGATCGGCATGGCGCCCAGCGAGACGCCCGCCTCCAGCGTGATGGCGACCGAGGAGTCCACCCGGGCCAGCTCCTCCAGCGCGATGCCCAGCGCCAGATAGTCGCCGCCCATGCCGCCGTGCTCCTCGGGGAACGGCAGTCCGAACAGGCCCATGCGGCCCATCTCCCGGACGATCTCGTACGGGAACTCATGACGCTCGTAGAAGTCGCCGATCTTCGGCGCCACGACGTCGTGGGCGAACGCCTCCACCGTACGGCGGAGTTCCTCCAGTTCGGGGGAGAGACGGTGGTTCATGGCTGTTCACTGCTCCTTGTGGGAGAGGGCTCGTACGGTGCGGGACGGGCTGGGTCGGCCCAGTTGTTCGGCCATCCACGCGCTCGTGGCGACGAGGCGGTCGAGGTCGACTCCGGTGTCGATGCCGAGACCCCGCAGCATCCACACGAGGTCTTCCGTGGCGAGGTTTCCGGTGGCGGACTTGGCGTACGGGCAGCCGCCCAGGCCGCCGGCCGAGGCGTCGACGGTCGTGACGCCGTGTTCCAGGGCGGCGTAGGTGTTCGCGAGCGCCTGGCCGTAGGTGTC
The DNA window shown above is from Streptomyces chartreusis and carries:
- a CDS encoding acyl-CoA dehydrogenase family protein, which translates into the protein MNHRLSPELEELRRTVEAFAHDVVAPKIGDFYERHEFPYEIVREMGRMGLFGLPFPEEHGGMGGDYLALGIALEELARVDSSVAITLEAGVSLGAMPIHLFGTEEQKREWLPRLCAGEILGAFGLTEPDGGSDAGATRTTARLDESTGEWVINGTKCFITNSGTDITGLVTVTAVTGRKPDGKPLISSIIVPSGTPGFTVAAPYSKVGWNASDTRELSFQDVRVPAANLLGEEGRGYAQFLRILDEGRIAIAALGTGLAQGCVDESVKYAKERHAFGRPIGANQAIQFKIADMEMKAHTARLAWRDAASRLVSGEPFKKEAALAKLHSSTVAVDNARDATQIHGGYGFMNEYPVARMWRDSKILEIGEGTSEVQRMLIARELGLVG